In Caproiciproducens sp. NJN-50, the following are encoded in one genomic region:
- a CDS encoding TRAP transporter large permease has protein sequence MSFAFIIYLIVFFGFLFCGAPIYMSLLSSGIAYCFLHGGINNMAVMAKMYGSLDNFVLLAIPMFMMAGIVMNNGGITDRIFNFCRALVGHLPGGLAYVNVLASFIFSGMSGSALADVGGLGNVEIKAMRDEGYDDNTIFGVTAASATMGPIVPPSIPMVIYGSAASVSVGTLFMAGIGPGVVIGLVLCVAVFFIAKKRNYSVHGKSTLRDVGHTLKKSFFALLMPVIIMGGIWSGYFTPTEASCIAIAYCIFVVCLIYHDMPVKSLMGCVDETVSGIVPALSIVSSASLFGWVLQFEHLGQNLLTGMLSVTNNKWVILLMIDVILLFFGMILDSTPCILLFVPVFQPLVKAVGISQIHLGVVVVLNLMIGLMTPPYGQSLFMLSGATGVPFNKVVRYVVPWLIPMLVALLIVTMIPEVTLFIPQLLGLAV, from the coding sequence ATGAGCTTTGCTTTCATTATCTACCTGATTGTTTTTTTCGGCTTTTTGTTCTGCGGAGCGCCGATCTATATGTCTCTGCTCTCCAGCGGCATCGCCTACTGCTTCCTGCACGGCGGAATTAACAACATGGCGGTCATGGCCAAGATGTACGGCAGCCTGGACAACTTTGTTCTGCTGGCAATCCCTATGTTCATGATGGCCGGCATCGTCATGAACAACGGCGGGATTACGGACCGCATCTTCAATTTCTGCCGCGCGCTGGTCGGCCATCTGCCCGGTGGTCTCGCCTATGTGAACGTTCTGGCCTCCTTCATTTTCTCCGGCATGTCGGGTTCCGCTCTGGCAGACGTCGGAGGACTGGGCAACGTGGAAATCAAGGCCATGCGCGACGAAGGCTACGACGATAATACGATTTTCGGCGTTACCGCCGCGTCCGCCACCATGGGTCCCATCGTTCCGCCTTCCATCCCGATGGTCATTTACGGTTCGGCCGCTTCGGTTTCCGTCGGCACCCTGTTCATGGCCGGGATCGGACCCGGAGTAGTCATCGGACTTGTTCTCTGCGTTGCGGTCTTTTTCATCGCAAAAAAGCGCAATTACAGCGTACACGGCAAATCCACCCTGCGTGATGTCGGACACACGCTGAAAAAAAGCTTCTTCGCGCTGCTGATGCCCGTTATTATCATGGGCGGCATCTGGTCCGGTTACTTCACTCCGACCGAGGCGTCCTGCATCGCGATTGCCTACTGTATTTTTGTGGTCTGCCTGATCTACCACGACATGCCTGTGAAAAGCCTTATGGGCTGCGTGGATGAGACCGTTTCAGGCATTGTGCCGGCGCTGTCCATCGTTTCTTCCGCCTCTCTCTTCGGCTGGGTGCTCCAGTTTGAACATCTGGGACAGAATCTGCTCACCGGCATGCTGAGCGTCACAAACAACAAATGGGTTATTTTGCTGATGATCGACGTCATCCTGCTTTTCTTCGGCATGATCCTCGACTCCACCCCTTGCATTCTTCTGTTCGTCCCCGTGTTTCAGCCGCTGGTGAAGGCCGTTGGGATCAGCCAAATCCACCTCGGCGTCGTCGTCGTCCTGAACCTGATGATCGGTCTGATGACTCCGCCTTACGGCCAGTCCCTGTTCATGCTTTCGGGCGCGACCGGAGTCCCGTTCAACAAAGTGGTCCGCTACGTTGTTCCGTGGCTGATTCCAATGCTCGTCGCCCTGCTGATTGTCACGATGATTCCGGAGGTCACGCTGTTTATCCCGCAGTTACTGGGCCTCGCCGTATAA
- a CDS encoding TRAP transporter substrate-binding protein produces MMKKVLSLLLALGVTVSMSACGSSGSASSGATSSAAASSEAGSSETASTSSAAGGSSDIYPGMCFWHDDDPKLDTNVKITSTDKIKWTIAACLVEDNPQSVCLKEIADDLSKATNGNFTWDIYYNSNLGSESEALELVRNNTAQFVTSNVTTVPQYVDTIGVFALPYLFHSEQDELTYLSTSKDCFALWKQLEDSSNLVTLGFNCSGSRCLSTKGYKQIKAPADLKGCKVRCMEAQVWKDVISALGATPVPTAYTELYTALQTGVVQGQDNPASNTVDGKFYEVLDTFYKTNHCYLCSGYYTNTESWKALPDDYKALLEGLMNKYLANDYHTRISAFTDQCYQTMEKANVKIVEQDQLDMQAFYDNASKMIDEKYMSNKKYADIINDIKTTFKY; encoded by the coding sequence ATGATGAAAAAAGTTCTTTCACTTTTGCTTGCACTGGGAGTGACGGTTTCCATGTCGGCATGTGGTTCCTCCGGATCCGCTTCCTCCGGCGCAACGTCAAGCGCGGCAGCCTCTTCCGAAGCAGGCTCTTCCGAAACAGCCTCCACGTCTTCCGCCGCCGGCGGTTCCAGTGACATCTATCCCGGAATGTGCTTCTGGCACGACGACGATCCCAAACTGGACACGAACGTCAAAATCACTTCCACGGACAAAATCAAATGGACGATTGCAGCCTGTCTGGTAGAGGATAATCCCCAATCCGTCTGCCTGAAAGAAATTGCGGATGACCTTTCAAAAGCTACAAACGGGAACTTTACCTGGGACATTTATTACAACAGTAATCTGGGCAGCGAGTCCGAGGCGCTGGAACTGGTGCGCAACAACACCGCACAGTTCGTAACCTCCAACGTCACTACCGTTCCTCAGTACGTGGATACGATCGGGGTCTTTGCTTTGCCCTATTTGTTTCACAGCGAGCAGGACGAACTGACTTATCTGTCCACCAGCAAGGATTGCTTCGCTCTGTGGAAACAGCTCGAAGACAGCTCTAATTTGGTCACTTTAGGCTTCAACTGTTCCGGTTCCCGCTGCCTTTCCACCAAAGGGTACAAACAAATCAAGGCCCCGGCGGATCTGAAAGGCTGCAAGGTTCGCTGCATGGAAGCTCAGGTCTGGAAAGACGTTATTTCCGCACTGGGCGCAACCCCTGTTCCGACCGCTTACACCGAGCTGTACACCGCGTTGCAGACCGGCGTTGTTCAAGGCCAGGACAACCCCGCATCCAACACGGTCGACGGCAAGTTCTACGAAGTCCTCGACACCTTCTATAAAACCAACCACTGCTACCTGTGCTCCGGCTACTACACCAATACGGAAAGCTGGAAAGCCCTGCCGGATGATTACAAAGCCCTGCTCGAAGGCCTGATGAATAAATACCTGGCCAACGATTACCATACCCGGATCTCCGCTTTCACGGACCAGTGCTATCAGACCATGGAAAAGGCAAATGTCAAAATTGTCGAGCAGGATCAACTGGATATGCAGGCATTCTATGACAACGCTTCCAAGATGATCGACGAAAAATACATGAGCAACAAGAAATATGCCGACATTATCAACGATATCAAGACTACATTCAAATACTGA